From Paenibacillus sp. FSL H8-0537:
ATTTGCAAGGAGGCTGGCGCCGATTTTGTCAAAACTTCGACGGGCTTCGGCAAAGGCGGCGCCACAGAGGAAGATATCGCGCTAATGCGCCGTACCGTAGGGCCGGACATGGGTGTCAAAGCTTCTGGAGGCGTACGCGATTTGGAAACCGCACTGAAAATGCTCGCTGCTGGTGCTACTCGCATAGGGGCAAGCGCAAGCGTCGCCATCGCAAGTGGCGGTAAAGGCGAAGGGTATTAGGTGAAATGGGTATGAGTCGTTTATCTTGGAAACGGCAGTGGATGACGGATGTGCGGGTGAATGTGCTGGCTGGAATGACGGCTACGCTCGCGCTGGTGCCGGATTCACTGGCTTTTTCGTTTATGGCGGGAGTGCCGCCCGTTGTCGGCATTTATGCTTCAATCTGTATCCTGCTCGTTACGACGTTTCTTGGCGGTCGTCCGGGGATGATTTCTGCAGCGGCAGGCTCGATGGCGGTGCTGATGCTGACGCTCGTAAAGGAGCATGGCATTGAGTATTTGTTCGCAGCAACGATTTTGACGGGGATTTTGCAATATTTAATGGGTGTATTTAAGCTCGGCAAGCTAATGAGGTATGTGCCGCAGGGCGTGCTGACGGGGTTTATTAATGCGCTGGCGATCCTCATCCTCATTTCGCAGCTGCGGTATTTTCAGGGCGAGTCCTGGCTGATGTATGCGTTAGTGGCGGCGACGCTGGCCATTATTTATTTTCTCCCACGTTACTTCAAGGCGATTCCTTCCCCGCTGGTGGCCGTTGTGGTGCTCACCTTAGCCGTTTGGGTGTTTGGCATGGACGGAGTTACTCGAGTTGGTGCTATCGACGCATCACTACCATCGTTTCTGCTGCCTAATATTCCGCTTAGCTGGGAGACGCTTGCGATCATTTTTCCTTATTCTTTGTCGCTGGCAGTCGTTGGATATACGGAGACGATGCTGACGCATAATTTGCTCGATGAGATGACTGGTGAGCGTACGGACAAAAATAAGGAAATGCGCGGACAAGGCGTTGCAAATGTTGTCGCGGGATTTTTCGGCGGCATGGCGGGCTGTGCGCTCGTAGCGGAATCGGTGCTCAATGTGAAAATGGGCGGGAAGCATAGGCTGTCTACGCTCGTTTCCGCTTTGTTCCTCTTGCTGCTCGCCGTTCTGTTTGGCGATTTGCTGGCGCAGGTGCCGATGGCGGCTCTGGTCGGCATTATGATTATGGTCTGTATCGCCATCTTCGACTGGCGCTCGGTGTTCAAGCCGCGCAGTGTACCGCTTGCCGAAACGGTCGTGATGGTGGCGACGGTAGCCGCCGTACTGTTCACGCACGATTTGGCTGCTGGCGTGCTGGTTGGCGTACTTATCAGCTTCGTCTGGTTCGTTGTGTCGGTGTCCCGCAAGCTGCATATTCATAGCGAATGGGAAGGCAGCAAGCGGACTTATCGAGTGCATGGACAGCTGTTTTTCGCTTCCTCCTCTGGTCTGGAAGAGCTTATTGAGCTGGACTGCAAAGCCGATGAAATTCATATCGACCTTAGCCAGTCGCGCATATGGGATCATACGGCGCAGCTGGCGCTCAATAAAGTGGTTGAACGGCTGAAGGCTAGCGGCAAGGAAGTGACCGTGAGCAAAGGGGCTGCCTTGCAAAGCTAAACGAGTGACTGTGCACGAGCTTGGGCCTGGGCTTGTTCAATTCAGCTAAGCAGCCCATATCATATTGGCTGAAAACCAAAAAGATCGCTGTCCCCAAGGCATTAAGCCTGGCGGATAGCGATCTTTTTT
This genomic window contains:
- a CDS encoding SulP family inorganic anion transporter is translated as MSRLSWKRQWMTDVRVNVLAGMTATLALVPDSLAFSFMAGVPPVVGIYASICILLVTTFLGGRPGMISAAAGSMAVLMLTLVKEHGIEYLFAATILTGILQYLMGVFKLGKLMRYVPQGVLTGFINALAILILISQLRYFQGESWLMYALVAATLAIIYFLPRYFKAIPSPLVAVVVLTLAVWVFGMDGVTRVGAIDASLPSFLLPNIPLSWETLAIIFPYSLSLAVVGYTETMLTHNLLDEMTGERTDKNKEMRGQGVANVVAGFFGGMAGCALVAESVLNVKMGGKHRLSTLVSALFLLLLAVLFGDLLAQVPMAALVGIMIMVCIAIFDWRSVFKPRSVPLAETVVMVATVAAVLFTHDLAAGVLVGVLISFVWFVVSVSRKLHIHSEWEGSKRTYRVHGQLFFASSSGLEELIELDCKADEIHIDLSQSRIWDHTAQLALNKVVERLKASGKEVTVSKGAALQS